The window GATTTAAAATATAACATATGCAATATAACAAGTCAAATAGTTTTCTTACAGCAAAAAATAAGAAGAAAATAGACACGAAATTTGCTAAATTATATTGTTTTGATTTTGCAAGTTACGAAAACTTTAATTCAAACCTTACCGTACTTTAGGTTTCCAGTTCTTTCAGGCACTCGTACATTATCGCAGCCATTTTATCGACTTCCTCGTTTGTACATGTCAGAGGTGGACGGAATCTTATCGATTTCTCACCGCACGGTAGCACAATAAGTCCTTTCTCAAAGGCTTTTAGACGAAGTTTATCGCGCAATTGGGTATCTGGCAAATCGAAAGCGCACATAAGTCCTCTGCCGCGTATATTGGAAAGCAATTTTGGGAAATCATCGCCAAGCTCGTTCAGCTTGGAAAGCAAGTATTCGCCGACTTTTGCCGCATTGTCCACTAAATTATCTTCCTCTATTATCTCAAGTATCCTCTGTGAACGAACCATGTCCACAAGATTTCCGCCCCATGTAGAGTTGATTCTTGAGGGAACATTGAACACATTTTCTTTCACTTCATCAACGCGCGAGGTAACCATTATCCCGCATACCTGCGTCTTTTTCCCGAAAGATATTATGTCGGGTATTACATCAAAGTGCTGATAAGCCCAGAATTTTCCGGTCAAACCAACGCCTGTTTGAACCTCGTCGAATATCAGCATAACATCATATCTATCCGCAAGTTCTCTTAAACCCTTGAAAAATTCGCCTCGGAAATGATTATCGCCACCTTCTCCCTGAATAGGTTCTATTATAATCGCAGCGATATCGTCGGCATCGCGTGAAAGTATTGACTCTATTTGCTCAATGGCGCTCTTTTCGGCTTCCTCAACCTTTCTAAGATTCTCCTCATTTAGCGGGAAAGTCAGTTTAGGATTGTCAATTCTATACCAGTCGAATTTCGGGAAAAACTTTGTTTTATTAGGGTCAAAAGTATTAGTCATAGAAACCGTATAACCCGTTCTGCCATGGAACGCCTCCCTGAAGTATATTACTTTGTATCCCTTCTCACCTTTGCCAGCAGCAATATTTTTTCGAACTTTCCAGTCGAAGGCAGTTTTTAGTGCATTCTCAACGGCAAGAGCACCTCCAGATATGAAGAAAAGATGACTGAATTCAGCAGGCATAGCCACTCGCTCGAAAGTAGCAACAAACTGCGCCATCTCCACCGTGTAAATGTCGGAATTTGACGGTTTATGCCTCGCTATGAACGCTATTTTCTCGACGAATTCCGGGTCTTCCATTTTGGGATGATTATGCCCAAGTGCCCAGGATGCGAAGAAACTGAAAAAGTCAAGGTAATACTTGTCGTATCGAGCATCGTAAAGATACATGCCGTGGCTTTTCTTAAGGTCTGCAACTATCGGGAAACCTTCTATCTGCATAGTTCTACCAATAATCTCATGAACCTGCTGCGGCGTTATTTTATTCACATCTTCCTTAGTAAGGTATCCTTTTCTCATGGCAACCCCTTTCTTTTATTTGAACCCAATCCAACTTAAAAATTACATCAAGCCAACAAAAATATCCTGCGGAAAAAAACTAACAAGTTATTTTTAGTGGGACTAAACATAAAGTTTTTTCTCGTAAATAAACTTCTCAACCGCTGCGGGAACCATAAATCTTATGGATTTACCCTCTCTAACTCTTTGCCTTATCATCGTGCTCGAAAGCTCTATAAGCGGACTTTTGAAAATCTTTACTTTCTTAAGCACCATTTTATCCGCCGCTCCGACATCAAAATTCGGGCGCAGAAGACCATAAACATCATATCTGTCAAGGATCTCCC is drawn from bacterium and contains these coding sequences:
- the lat gene encoding L-lysine 6-transaminase, producing MRKGYLTKEDVNKITPQQVHEIIGRTMQIEGFPIVADLKKSHGMYLYDARYDKYYLDFFSFFASWALGHNHPKMEDPEFVEKIAFIARHKPSNSDIYTVEMAQFVATFERVAMPAEFSHLFFISGGALAVENALKTAFDWKVRKNIAAGKGEKGYKVIYFREAFHGRTGYTVSMTNTFDPNKTKFFPKFDWYRIDNPKLTFPLNEENLRKVEEAEKSAIEQIESILSRDADDIAAIIIEPIQGEGGDNHFRGEFFKGLRELADRYDVMLIFDEVQTGVGLTGKFWAYQHFDVIPDIISFGKKTQVCGIMVTSRVDEVKENVFNVPSRINSTWGGNLVDMVRSQRILEIIEEDNLVDNAAKVGEYLLSKLNELGDDFPKLLSNIRGRGLMCAFDLPDTQLRDKLRLKAFEKGLIVLPCGEKSIRFRPPLTCTNEEVDKMAAIMYECLKELET